The Achromobacter deleyi genome has a window encoding:
- a CDS encoding metallophosphoesterase — translation MEMKGRRLFRFAVVADSHLNPVDADNTSPWQTNHLANPRNEVVVQAINAIAPVFTVHVGDVVHPLPHTADYDPAAHFAQSLYQRLDAPFYIAPGNHDIGDKCLPGNPAATISEATCAKYEEKFGAQWQRFDHAGICFVIVNACLFGSGLPQEEAQWAFLDEVVASTADKRVFLFSHYPPFITAADEEDNYDNIDSAPRRRLIELLERSNVEALFAGHVHTFFLNRIGKAWSYALPSSTNFRQDYAELFRVAPAEELGRNDLGKFGFFVVDVHERGHIARFVRTYGSTDAGEVGDMVVQLGEDIRGHDAQTVGVEFNHDWAGAQLLPCNPPLDAFVRKRVRNDYFALNLWDAGVRTARVPLADVNDDAAFERMALMGGLGHRFIVHGTVAPGPQTLARLASIAPSLAGYEMIAPETALDPALAARLKAIGVPAYFAPILRPSTDKHATFDHTMSCGLPVAELGRLGEFTRLVQSGAGLLIRIGADDPVLESMLAIAELAGAQDLKVSVHVVLAAGKSSHVQGDDQRQAARSAEAAVAALLYPHIPVTLDTFMDVDRAYFSRNGLVDRRHNPRRAAVVLRKLHDRLARAGELRLLSLSRADDGLTLLLQSSADGKPVKCRIPLLAQASTAGAATLADWRDIALFS, via the coding sequence ATGGAAATGAAAGGACGGCGCTTGTTCCGCTTTGCGGTCGTGGCGGACTCGCACTTGAATCCGGTGGATGCGGACAACACTTCCCCCTGGCAGACGAATCATCTTGCCAATCCGCGCAATGAGGTCGTGGTGCAGGCTATCAATGCCATCGCCCCGGTGTTTACCGTCCATGTGGGCGACGTTGTGCATCCCTTGCCGCACACCGCGGATTACGACCCGGCCGCGCATTTTGCGCAATCGCTCTATCAGCGGCTGGACGCGCCTTTCTACATTGCGCCGGGAAACCACGATATCGGCGACAAGTGCCTGCCCGGCAATCCCGCCGCGACCATCTCCGAAGCGACTTGCGCGAAGTACGAGGAAAAGTTCGGGGCGCAGTGGCAGCGCTTCGACCATGCCGGCATTTGCTTTGTCATCGTGAACGCTTGTCTGTTCGGTTCGGGGCTGCCGCAGGAAGAAGCGCAATGGGCCTTTCTTGACGAAGTCGTGGCCTCCACGGCGGACAAGCGCGTGTTCCTGTTCTCGCACTACCCGCCGTTCATCACGGCGGCCGACGAAGAGGACAACTATGACAATATCGACAGCGCTCCGCGCCGGCGCCTGATCGAATTGCTTGAGCGCAGCAATGTCGAGGCGCTGTTCGCCGGCCATGTTCATACGTTCTTCCTGAACAGGATCGGCAAGGCCTGGTCCTACGCGTTGCCGTCGTCAACGAATTTCCGCCAGGACTACGCCGAACTCTTCCGTGTTGCACCGGCTGAGGAGCTGGGCCGCAATGACCTGGGGAAATTCGGGTTCTTCGTGGTCGATGTGCATGAGCGCGGCCATATTGCACGCTTCGTGCGCACCTATGGCTCGACCGATGCCGGCGAGGTCGGCGACATGGTTGTGCAGCTGGGCGAAGACATCCGCGGGCACGACGCGCAGACCGTCGGCGTAGAGTTCAATCACGATTGGGCAGGGGCGCAATTGCTGCCTTGCAATCCGCCGCTGGATGCCTTTGTCCGCAAGCGCGTACGCAATGATTATTTCGCGCTCAATCTTTGGGATGCGGGTGTCCGGACCGCGCGCGTGCCTCTGGCTGACGTCAACGATGATGCGGCTTTCGAGCGGATGGCGCTGATGGGTGGCCTGGGCCACCGGTTCATCGTGCACGGCACCGTCGCGCCAGGGCCGCAAACCCTCGCTCGCCTGGCGTCCATTGCGCCGAGCCTGGCCGGCTACGAGATGATCGCGCCTGAAACCGCGCTTGACCCGGCGCTTGCCGCAAGGCTCAAGGCAATTGGCGTACCAGCGTACTTTGCCCCGATCTTGCGCCCCAGCACTGACAAGCACGCAACATTCGACCATACGATGAGTTGCGGCCTGCCCGTCGCGGAATTGGGCCGCCTGGGCGAATTCACGCGCCTGGTCCAGTCGGGAGCCGGCTTGCTCATCCGGATAGGAGCCGATGACCCCGTGCTTGAATCAATGCTGGCCATTGCCGAGCTGGCGGGCGCGCAAGACCTTAAAGTGTCGGTCCACGTCGTGCTGGCGGCAGGCAAATCCTCGCATGTCCAGGGCGACGATCAACGGCAGGCGGCCCGTAGCGCCGAAGCCGCCGTGGCCGCGCTGCTCTACCCCCATATCCCGGTCACCCTCGATACGTTCATGGATGTTGATCGGGCCTATTTCTCCAGAAACGGCCTGGTCGACCGTCGCCACAACCCGCGGCGGGCCGCGGTCGTGCTGCGCAAGCTCCATGATCGCCTGGCTCGCGCCGGCGAGCTCAGGCTGCTGTCGCTCTCCCGTGCGGATGATGGGTTGACGTTGCTGCTGCAATCGAGCGCCGATGGCAAGCCAGTGAAATGCCGCATTCCACTGCTGGCGCAGGCGTCGACGGCAGGAGCCGCAACGCTGGCTGACTGGCGCGATATCGCGCTCTTCTCTTGA
- a CDS encoding IclR family transcriptional regulator codes for MTRSTLHELQPRTALDEHPQFASTLANGFDVLRCFSAARPVLGNKDIAESLGLSKPTVSRLTFTLVALGYLSRDEETRKYAIAPAVLSLGYPLLVQLTVRRLAEHGMFDLARFARGPVSIGMRDRLQVVYVETVHDRDNNGAKPDIGSTRPLLRTAIGHALLCAHAPNDRELLLELLAAQEPEHNDSGRQALAASAQAIEERGFCMSHGAWRSDLIGVAAPLRFKANGMPLAVNVTLPATAGQSDWIEQEVGPRLVSFVRDLDSRLGAEV; via the coding sequence ATGACGCGTTCCACCCTGCATGAGCTTCAACCCCGCACCGCGCTGGACGAACACCCGCAATTCGCCTCCACGCTGGCGAATGGCTTTGATGTTCTTCGGTGTTTTTCGGCCGCGCGTCCCGTGCTTGGCAACAAGGACATTGCCGAATCGCTCGGCCTGAGCAAGCCAACCGTATCGCGGCTGACGTTTACGTTGGTGGCGTTGGGCTATCTGAGCCGGGACGAAGAGACCCGGAAGTACGCCATTGCCCCGGCGGTACTGTCGCTGGGCTATCCCTTGCTGGTGCAGCTCACGGTGCGGCGGCTGGCCGAACACGGGATGTTCGATCTGGCCCGCTTTGCGCGAGGCCCGGTTTCGATAGGCATGCGCGACCGTCTCCAGGTCGTGTATGTCGAAACCGTGCACGACCGGGACAACAACGGCGCAAAGCCGGACATCGGATCCACCCGCCCCTTGCTACGCACCGCGATCGGGCACGCCTTGCTCTGCGCGCACGCGCCGAACGACAGGGAGCTTCTGCTCGAGCTCCTCGCGGCCCAGGAGCCGGAGCATAACGACAGCGGCAGACAAGCGCTGGCGGCATCGGCCCAGGCGATTGAAGAGCGCGGCTTCTGCATGAGCCACGGCGCCTGGCGCTCGGACCTTATCGGCGTGGCCGCGCCTTTGCGGTTCAAAGCCAACGGCATGCCGCTGGCGGTGAATGTCACCTTGCCCGCGACGGCTGGTCAATCCGACTGGATCGAACAGGAAGTCGGCCCCCGGCTGGTATCGTTCGTGCGCGACCTGGACAGCAGGCTGGGAGCCGAGGTTTAG
- a CDS encoding methyl-accepting chemotaxis protein, whose protein sequence is MKLGTRLAGGFAILLAMIMVMCIVGLVSLADINESVETVTQRSLTKERLINDWARNIQTGVTRTTAIAKSADASLAGFFTEEAATSTRNSSALQQKIEPLIETDEEKQLWEGIGKSRAAYLSTRDRIFKAKTDGDVETANKVFSQEFLPATRQFIDQITRLSNLQRADIDARAAEIEDAYVSANFWMIAIGSIAVVSGLLLAVLLTRGITRPLSDAVRVARTVAANDLTSTIVATSRDEIGQLMQALESMNANLVGTVARIRTGVDSIASASGEIAAGNADLSSRTEQQAASLEETAASMEQLSSTVKQNADSAKQANQLAAAASDTASRGGATVSEVVSTMSAISASSVKISDIVSVIDGIAFQTNILALNAAVEAARAGEQGKGFAVVAAEVRTLAQRSAQAAKEIKTLIEDTVQKISQGSGSAERAGSTMQEIVSSVQRVTDIMGEIAAASAEQADGIEQVNRAVSQMDEATQQNAALVEEAAAAAGSMQDQAAELTRAVSAFKLPGGGQGAIPAAAPRSSAALRLAAY, encoded by the coding sequence ATGAAGCTTGGAACCCGCCTTGCGGGTGGATTCGCCATCTTGCTGGCCATGATCATGGTCATGTGCATTGTGGGCCTGGTCAGCCTGGCCGACATCAACGAGTCGGTCGAGACCGTTACACAGCGGTCCCTGACCAAGGAACGCCTGATCAACGATTGGGCTCGCAATATCCAGACCGGGGTCACGCGGACCACGGCTATCGCCAAGAGCGCCGACGCGAGCCTGGCGGGATTCTTCACCGAGGAAGCCGCCACGTCCACGCGCAATTCCTCGGCATTGCAGCAGAAGATCGAACCGCTGATCGAGACCGACGAGGAAAAGCAGCTTTGGGAAGGCATCGGCAAATCGCGGGCTGCCTACCTGAGCACGCGCGACCGGATCTTCAAGGCCAAGACCGACGGCGACGTGGAGACGGCCAACAAGGTCTTCTCCCAGGAGTTCCTGCCGGCTACGCGCCAGTTCATCGACCAGATCACCCGGCTGTCCAATTTGCAGCGCGCCGATATCGACGCCCGCGCCGCTGAAATCGAGGATGCCTATGTCTCGGCCAATTTCTGGATGATCGCGATCGGCTCCATTGCGGTCGTGAGCGGGCTGTTGCTGGCCGTCCTGCTTACCCGCGGCATTACCCGGCCGCTGTCCGACGCCGTGCGCGTCGCGCGCACCGTGGCCGCCAATGACCTGACCAGCACGATCGTCGCGACCTCGCGCGACGAGATCGGGCAGTTGATGCAGGCGCTGGAATCCATGAACGCCAACCTGGTCGGCACCGTTGCGCGGATCCGGACCGGCGTGGACAGCATCGCTTCCGCGTCCGGCGAGATCGCGGCCGGCAACGCCGACCTGTCTTCCCGCACCGAGCAGCAGGCCGCTTCCCTGGAAGAGACGGCCGCGTCCATGGAGCAGCTGTCTTCCACCGTGAAGCAGAACGCCGACAGCGCGAAGCAGGCCAACCAGCTTGCCGCGGCGGCATCGGACACCGCTTCGCGGGGCGGCGCCACCGTGTCCGAAGTCGTGAGCACCATGAGCGCGATCTCGGCCAGTTCCGTCAAGATCTCCGATATCGTTTCCGTCATCGACGGCATCGCCTTCCAGACCAATATCCTGGCCTTGAACGCCGCGGTGGAGGCGGCGCGGGCTGGCGAGCAGGGCAAGGGCTTCGCGGTGGTCGCGGCCGAGGTGCGCACCCTGGCGCAGCGCAGCGCCCAGGCCGCCAAGGAAATCAAGACCCTGATCGAGGACACCGTGCAGAAGATCAGCCAGGGCTCGGGCAGCGCGGAACGCGCCGGGTCGACGATGCAGGAGATCGTGAGTTCGGTGCAGCGCGTGACCGACATCATGGGCGAGATCGCCGCGGCCTCCGCCGAGCAGGCCGACGGCATCGAGCAGGTCAACCGCGCCGTGTCCCAGATGGACGAGGCGACTCAGCAGAACGCGGCGCTGGTGGAAGAAGCCGCGGCCGCCGCGGGTTCGATGCAGGACCAGGCGGCGGAACTGACGCGGGCGGTCAGCGCCTTCAAGCTACCGGGCGGCGGGCAGGGCGCAATCCCCGCCGCAGCGCCCCGTTCGTCGGCGGCGTTGCGGCTCGCGGCCTACTAG